From the genome of Pseudomonadota bacterium, one region includes:
- a CDS encoding AAA family ATPase, translated as MVVPKFLTAVEICSTQFAPIKWIVPALIPEGLTILCGKPKTGKSWAVLDLAVQVASGGKVLGKIPVELAAANEKGTTHTPFYQ; from the coding sequence ATTGTCGTTCCTAAATTCCTGACAGCCGTGGAAATCTGCTCCACCCAATTCGCTCCCATAAAGTGGATTGTTCCCGCCTTGATTCCAGAAGGGCTGACCATCTTGTGCGGGAAGCCGAAGACGGGAAAGAGCTGGGCGGTCCTTGATTTAGCCGTTCAAGTGGCATCTGGTGGCAAGGTGTTGGGTAAAATTCCAGTAGAACTGGCGGCGGCCAACGAAAAAGGGACCACTCACACACCATTTTATCAATAG